DNA sequence from the Armatimonadota bacterium genome:
CTGCGAAAGTATCGTCGTCATCGCCGACGTCAGCGACGTCTTGCCGTGGTCAACGTGGCCGATCGTTCCCACGTTTACGTGCGGCTTTGTCCTCTCAAACCGCTGCTTAGCCATCTTTTATGCCTCCTTAAAAGCACATGTACTCCCAGAGGGCGCGAACTTTGCAATGTTACCACAAAATCGGAATGTTGAAAAGCCCCGGGCATAATCAAACTCCCATTGCCGTCCCTGCGCTCTCCAACAAACCTCCCTGCGGTCAACGCGTCACGAGCTGCCGCCCCTGGGTCTTCGCAACCAGCTCTTCCGCAACCGTTTTCGGGACCTCCTGATACTTCGAAGGCTCCATCGTGTAAGATGCCCTGCCCTGCGTAAGTGAACGCAAACCGGTGGCATATCCAAACATCTCCGCCAGAGGCACCTCGGCCTTGATGA
Encoded proteins:
- a CDS encoding elongation factor Tu yields the protein MAKQRFERTKPHVNVGTIGHVDHGKTSLTSAMTTILSQ